The DNA window TTCCAGACGCGCAGATGGCCGTGAGGATGGAGCGGATGCGCTCGGGCTGCTCGATGATGTCTTGCACGGGCAGGGCGGACGCCGCCGGCTCCGCGACGCCGTGACGCAACGAATCCGCCAGGAGCGCGAGAATCTGACGACCTTGCTCGACCGTCACGCCCACCAGCTGAAGCCCCACGGGGGCGTTCGCCGTCTCCGCGTCGGCGCGAATGAACGCGCCCACCAGAGGACCGATGGTGTGGCCGCGCCCCTTCAGGAAGACAGGGAGCGTGGCGGACTCGGCGGGATTCACCGGGCCCCTCGGCATCACCCAGACCACCGTGGGGCTCAGGCGGGTGACCTCGCCCACGGTCGCGTCGGGCGTGCCCAACGCGCAGGTGATGACGTTCGAACCCCGGCCGTGCAGCGAGTAGCCCGAGTCGTCGAGTGCGGCTTCCGCTGGCGGCAGCGGAATCACGTTGATGAATGCATCGCGGCTGTCGAACTCGACCGTCCGCCGGTCGGAGAGTGGGTTTCCCCCTTCCATGTCCAGGAGCCCCCTTCTCCGGTAGTGAGGAACGCCTGATGCGGATGGCGAAGTTGCAAGCACAACAGGTCCTCCCTGTTCCATCGGCGCTGCGGTGGGCACGATTTCGCTGTGAGTCCGCATCATACGGAGAGAGCAGGAACAGTCAAATCGAATTTGTGCAGCCTTGCTGTTTTCGTCAAGGCGAGAATCTAGGGCACTGGGTCAACCGTGACAGGTCATTTCTTTAGGTTTCACGAAAAGCATGCCCAGGACCCAACAAGCCCATCGGGAAGATGTCGCGCAACTGTAATGTCGGCAGTCAATCACGCCCCCTGCACTTCCTCGTAGTGAAATGGAGAGTGTCGGACTCCGCCGGTAGAATCCTTCGGACACGTCAATAGGGCGAGGTGTGGATGAGTGCGGCGCACAACACGGTGGAATGGACTTCGGGTGAAGCGGAGCGGAGCGCGAAACGCTCCCTTCCCGTTGCATCCCTGGAGCCCGTGGAAGGGCCAGACTTTCACCAGGTGGATGTGTCGGCGCTTGTTTTTGAATCCGTGAAACTGCTGGAAGCCACGAGAAGAATTCGTGGCAACAAAGTGAAGCTGGAGCTTCCCGGCGAGGCGGTCCTGGCGCGGACGGGTCAGCGGCGTACACGGCAGGTGTTGTTGCTGTTGTTGGCGCACGCGGCGGACTGCGCGGGGGAGGGTGAGGTGCGATTGACGTTGGCGCCCCCGGATGACTTCGGGGATGAGCCGCCGCGCTTCCAGGTGGTGACGCCGGAGGCCCGGCTGTCGGAGCGGGAGCTGCGGTCGGTGTTCCTGTCGCCCATGTTGGTGGGGGCGACGCACCGGCGCTTGGCTCGAGCCCGGGAACTGGTGGAATCCGTGGGAGGCTCGCTGACCGTGGAGCGTGGGGCGGAGGCGGGGCTCACCGTGTCGGTGGAGCTGCCGGCGCCTGGACTGGCCTGCTGGTAGTCGCGCCGCATTCGGCGTTGGACTTCTCCGGGAGCGTGTGGGGCGGGCACTCTGCCCGTGCCGCGCCGCTGGGTCCGATAAGTCCGGCAACCTGGAAGGCTGGCCAAACTCCTTGACGGGAGGGGGGCGGGTTCTCGACTATCCCGCGCCAATTCTTACACGGCCACACCTTCCAGGAGTACGTCCATGGCGCCCCCGTCGTCCGGCGAGAAGATCTCCCTCCAGAACGGCAAGCTGTCCGTCCCGGATCACCCGATCATCCCCTACATCGAGGGCGACGGCACCGGCCGCGACATCTGGCGCGCCTCCCAGGCGGTCTTCGATGCCGCGGTGGAGAAGGCCTACAAGGGCAAGAAGAAGATCGCCTGGTATGAGGTCCTCGCCGGCGAGAAGTCGTTCAAGCAGGTGAACAACTGGCTTCCCGAAGAGACGGTCGAGGCCTTCCGCACCTACCTGGTGGGCATCAAGGGCCCGCTGACCACGCCCGTCGGTGGCGGCATCCGCTCGCTGAACGTGGCGCTGCGCCAGATGCTGGACCTGTACGTCTGCCTGCGTCCCGTCCGTTACTTCAAGGGCGTTCCCAGCCCCGTGAAGACGCCGGAGAAGGTCGACATGACCATCTTCCGTGAGAACACGGAGGACATCTATGCGGGCATCGAGTTCGAGGCCGGCACCGCGGCGGCGGAGAAGTTCCTGGGCCTGCTCAAGCAGGAGTTCCCGAAGGAGTTCGGGAAGATCCGCTTCGCGTCCAACATCGGCCTGGGCGTCAAGCCCGTGTCCAAGGAGGGCAGCGAGCGCCTCATCCGCGCGGCCATCCAGTACGCGGTGGACCACAAGCGCAAGAGCGTCACGCTGGTCCACAAGGGCAACATCATGAAGTTCACCGAGGGTGCCTTCCGCCAGTGGGGCTACGACCTGGCCGCCCGGGAGTTCGGTGACAAGGTCTACACCTGGGACCAGTGGGAGGCGACCAAGGCCGCCAAGGGTGAGGACGCGGCGAACGCCGAGCAGAAGGCCGCCGTGGCCGCCGGGAAGATCATCGTCAAGGACTCCATCGCGGACATCACGCTGCAGCAGGTGCTCACGCGTCCGGACGAGTTCGACGTCATCGCCACGCTGAACCTCAACGGCGACTACCTGTCGGACGCGCTGGCGGCCCAGGTGGGCGGCATCGGCATCGCGCCGGGTGGCAACATCAACTACGTGACGGGCCACGCGGTCTTCGAGGCGACGCACGGCACGGCGCCCAAGTACGCGGACCTGGACAAGGTGAACCCGGGCTCCGTCATCCTGTCCGGTGAGATGATGTTCCGTCACCTGGGCTGGCACGAGGCCGCGGACCTGATGATCAAGGGCATGGACCGCGCCATCGCCGCCAAGACGGTGACGTACGACTTCGCCCGCCTGATGAAGCAGGAGGGGCAGTCCGGGGTGACCGAGGTGAAGTGCTCCGAGTTCGGTCAGGCCATCATCAAGCACATGTAATTCCCCTCACGGGGAAATGGGAGACGGCGAATCCATGGCTCAGAATCGCAAGAAGAAGATTGGCCTCATCGGCGGCGGGCAGATCGGTGGCAACCTCGCGCTGCTCGCGGTGCAGAAGTCGCTGGGTGACGTGGTCCTGTACGACATCCCGGTGGCCGAGGGTCTGGTCAAGGGCAAGGCGCTGGACATCAACCAGCTGTCCGCGGTGGACGGCTACGACTGTCGCGTCACGGGCACCACGGACTGGAAGGATGTCGCTGGCTCGGACGTGGTCATCATCACGGCCGGCATGCCCCGCAAGCCGGGCATGAGCCGCGAGGACCTGCTCGAGGTCAACCTCAAGATCATGAAGGACGTGGCGGCGAACATCAAGGTTCACGCCCCGGGCGCCTTCGTCATCAACGTGGCCAACCCGCTGGACGCGATGGTGTTCGCGCTCCACAAGATCGCCGGCCTGCCGGACAACATGGTCGTGGGCATGGCGGGCGTGCTGGACACCAGCCGCTTCAAGTGCTTCGTGGCGGAGGCCCTGGGCTGCTCCATCCGTGACGTGGAGGCGCTGGTGCTCGGCGGCCACGGCGACGACATGGTTCCGATGGTGCGCCACAGCACCGTGGGCGGCGTGCCCCTCACGGAGCTCATCGCGAAGGACAAGCTGGACGCCATCGTCGACCGCACCCGCAAGGGCGGCGCGGAGCTGGTGGGCCTGTACAAGACGGGCAGCGCCTACTTCGGGCCGGCCGCGTCCTCCATCGCCATGGCGGAGAGCTTCATCTTCGACCGCAAGCGCATCCTGCCCGCCGCGGCGCTGCTGAAGGGCCAGTACGGCATCCATGACTACTTCTTCGGGACCCCCGTGCAGATCGGCGCGGGCGGCGTGGAGAAGGTCATCACCGTCGACCTCAACGACGCCGAGAAGGCCGAGCTGGCGAAGTCCTTCAACTCGGTCAAGGGCACCGTCGACTCCGTCAAGCTGTAGCTCGTTCCAGGACATGGAGCCCGCCAGGAGACACGGGCGGGCTTCATGCCTGATGCCGCGAATGACGTGGGCTAATCGTCCTCGATGCCGCCGTTGCGGCACGCTTTCACCAAGTTAACTAGCCTGTAGAACTCGCACGGAGATGTCCCGAGCGCGGTACGCCGAGTCGGTAGAAGGTGGGCGCGTCTGGGACCCCGGCAGTCAAGGAGACGATAGATGGCAGCAGCAGCGCGGTTCACAGTGGTGGGCGGCGGTCTCGCCGGGCTGATGACGACGATCAAGCTCGCGGAGGCGGGCCACCAGGTGGATGTGCTCTCGCTCGTCCCGGTGAAGCGTTCTCACTCGGTCTGCGCCCAGGGTGGCATCAACGGCGCGGTGAACACCAAGGGAGAGGGCGACCACCCGGAGATCCACGTCAAGGACACGCTGCGCGGCGGCGACTTCCTGGCCGAGCAGATCTCCGTGAAGGGCATGTGCTACGCGGCCCCCGGCATCATCTATCTGCTGGACCGCATGGGCGTGACGTTCAACCGCACGCCGGAAGGCCTGCTGGATTTCCGCCGCTTCGGTGGCACGCTGCACCACCGCACC is part of the Myxococcus landrumus genome and encodes:
- the icd gene encoding NADP-dependent isocitrate dehydrogenase yields the protein MAPPSSGEKISLQNGKLSVPDHPIIPYIEGDGTGRDIWRASQAVFDAAVEKAYKGKKKIAWYEVLAGEKSFKQVNNWLPEETVEAFRTYLVGIKGPLTTPVGGGIRSLNVALRQMLDLYVCLRPVRYFKGVPSPVKTPEKVDMTIFRENTEDIYAGIEFEAGTAAAEKFLGLLKQEFPKEFGKIRFASNIGLGVKPVSKEGSERLIRAAIQYAVDHKRKSVTLVHKGNIMKFTEGAFRQWGYDLAAREFGDKVYTWDQWEATKAAKGEDAANAEQKAAVAAGKIIVKDSIADITLQQVLTRPDEFDVIATLNLNGDYLSDALAAQVGGIGIAPGGNINYVTGHAVFEATHGTAPKYADLDKVNPGSVILSGEMMFRHLGWHEAADLMIKGMDRAIAAKTVTYDFARLMKQEGQSGVTEVKCSEFGQAIIKHM
- the mdh gene encoding malate dehydrogenase, whose protein sequence is MAQNRKKKIGLIGGGQIGGNLALLAVQKSLGDVVLYDIPVAEGLVKGKALDINQLSAVDGYDCRVTGTTDWKDVAGSDVVIITAGMPRKPGMSREDLLEVNLKIMKDVAANIKVHAPGAFVINVANPLDAMVFALHKIAGLPDNMVVGMAGVLDTSRFKCFVAEALGCSIRDVEALVLGGHGDDMVPMVRHSTVGGVPLTELIAKDKLDAIVDRTRKGGAELVGLYKTGSAYFGPAASSIAMAESFIFDRKRILPAAALLKGQYGIHDYFFGTPVQIGAGGVEKVITVDLNDAEKAELAKSFNSVKGTVDSVKL